From one Bos indicus isolate NIAB-ARS_2022 breed Sahiwal x Tharparkar chromosome 16, NIAB-ARS_B.indTharparkar_mat_pri_1.0, whole genome shotgun sequence genomic stretch:
- the LRRN2 gene encoding leucine-rich repeat neuronal protein 2, which produces MRLLVAPLLLAWVAGATATVPVVPWHVPCPPGCACQIRPWYTPRSSYREATTVDCNDLFLTAVPPALPAGTQTLLLQSNSIVRVDQSELGYLANLTELDLSQNSFSDPRDCDLRALPQLLSLHLEENQLTRLEDHSFAGLASLQELYLNHNQLYRIAPRAFAGLSNLLRLHLNSNLLRAVDNRWFEMLPSLEILMIGGNKVDAILDMNFRPLANLRSLVLAGMNLREISDYALEGLQSLESLSFYDNQLARVPRRALEQVPGLKFLDLNKNPLQRVGPGDFANMLHLKELGLNNMEELVSIDKFALVNLPELTKLDITNNPRLSFIHPRAFRHLPQMETLMLNNNALSALHQQTVESLPNLQEVGLHGNPIRCDCVIRWANATSTRVRFIEPQSTLCAEPPDLQRLPVREVAFREMTDHCLPLISPRSFPPRLQVASGDSLLLHCRALAEPEPEIYWVTPAGVRLTAAWAGRKYRVYPEGTLELRRVTAQEAGLYTCVAQNLVGADTKTVSVVVGRAPLQRGRDEAWGLELRVQETHPYHILLSWVSPPNTVSTNLTWASASTLRGHRATALARLPRGTHSYNITRLLQATEYWACLQVAFADAHTQLACVWARTTEAAPCRRGLGDRPGLIAILALAVLLLAAGLAAQLGAGQPRQSVGGRPLLPVWAFWGWSAPSARVVSAPLVLHWNPGRKWPRSSEGETRSPPPSQNS; this is translated from the coding sequence ATGAGGCTCCTCGTGGCCCCCCTTTTGCTAGCGTGGGTGGCTGGTGCCACTGCCACAGTGCCCGTGGTACCTTGGCACGTGCCCTGCCCCCCTGGGTGTGCCTGCCAGATCCGGCCCTGGTATACCCCCCGATCGTCCTATCGCGAGGCCACCACCGTGGACTGCAATGACCTATTCCTGACGGCGGTCCCCCCAGCGCTGCCCGCAGGCACACAGACCCTGCTTCTGCAGAGCAACAGCATCGTCCGCGTGGACCAGAGTGAACTGGGCTACCTGGCCAATCTCACGGAGCTGGACCTGTCCCAGAACAGCTTTTCAGACCCCCGAGACTGTGATCTCCGTGCCCTGCCccagctgctgagcctgcaccTGGAGGAGAACCAGCTGACCCGGCTGGAGGACCACAGCTTCGCGGGGCTGGCCAGCCTGCAGGAGCTCTATCTCAACCACAACCAGCTCTACCGCATCGCCCCCAGGGCCTTCGCAGGGCTCAGCAACCTCCTACGGCTACATCTCAACTCCAACCTGCTGCGGGCCGTTGACAACCGCTGGTTCGAGATGCTGCCCAGCCTGGAGATCCTCATGATTGGCGGCAACAAGGTGGATGCCATCCTGGACATGAACTTCCGGCCCCTGGCCAACCTGCGCAGCCTGGTGCTCGCGGGCATGAACCTGCGGGAGATCTCTGACTATGCCCTGGAGGGGCTGCAAAGCCTCGAGAGCCTCTCCTTCTACGACAACCAGCTGGCCCGTGTGCCCCGGCGGGCGCTGGAGCAGGTGCCGGGGCTCAAGTTCCTAGACCTGAACAAGAACCCACTCCAGCGGGTGGGGCCCGGGGACTTTGCCAACATGTTGCACCTCAAGGAGCTGGGGCTGAACAACATGGAGGAACTGGTCTCCATCGACAAATTTGCCCTGGTCAACCTCCCCGAGCTGACCAAGCTGGACATCACCAACAACCCTCGGCTCTCGTTCATCCACCCCCGAGCCTTCCGCCACCTGCCCCAGATGGAGACCCTCATGCTCAACAACAATGCTCTCAGTGCCTTGCACCAGCAGACCGTGGAGTCCCTGCCCAACCTGCAGGAGGTGGGTCTCCATGGCAACCCCATCCGCTGCGACTGTGTCATCCGCTGGGCTAACGCCACCAGCACCCGCGTCCGCTTCATCGAGCCCCAGTCCACGCTGTGTGCCGAGCCCCCGGACCTTCAGCGCCTCCCAGTGCGGGAGGTGGCCTTCCGGGAGATGACGGACCACTGCCTGCCCCTCATCTCCCCCCGCAGCTTCCCCCCGCGCCTCCAGGTGGCCAGCGGAGACAGCCTGCTGCTGCACTGCCGGGCGCTGGCGGAGCCCGAGCCCGAGATCTACTGGGTGACTCCCGCTGGGGTTAGGCTGACGGCCGCCTGGGCGGGCCGCAAGTACCGGGTGTACCCTGAGGGGACGCTGGAGCTGCGGAGGGTGACAGCGCAAGAAGCAGGGCTGTACACCTGTGTGGCCCAGAACCTGGTTGGGGCCGACACGAAGACGGTTAGTGTGGTTGTCGGCCGGGCCCCGCTGCAACGCGGCAGAGACGAGGCGTGGGGGCTGGAGCTCCGGGTTCAGGAGACCCACCCCTACCACATCCTGCTGTCTTGGGTCTCCCCACCCAACACAGTCTCCACCAACCTCACCTGGGCCAGCGCCTCCACCCTCCGGGGCCACAGGGCCACCGCGCTGGCCCGCCTGCCACGGGGCACCCACAGCTACAACATCACGCGCCTCCTTCAGGCCACGGAGTACTGGGCCTGCCTGCAGGTGGCCTTCGCGGATGCCCACACCCAGTTGGCCTGTGTGTGGGCCAGGACTACAGAGGCCGCCCCTTGCCGCAGAGGCTTAGGGGACCGGCCCGGGCTCATAGCCATCCTGGCTCTCGCCGTCCTCCTGCTGGCAGCCGGGCTGGCAGCCCAGCTTGGCGCCGGCCAGCCCAGGCAGAGCGTGGGTGGGCGGCCCCTGCTCCCAGTCTGGGCTTTCTGGGGCTGGAGCGCCCCTTCTGCCCGGGTGGTCTCGGCACCCCTCGTCCTGCACTGGAATCCAGGGAGGAAGTGGCCCAGGTCCTCCGAAGGGGAGACTCGGTCCCCGCCACCGTCACAGAATTCCTGA